Proteins encoded together in one uncultured Sphaerochaeta sp. window:
- a CDS encoding LPP20 family lipoprotein, whose protein sequence is MRNYLVVPVLLFLILGISCTSLGSSKVPSWIDHPYDKAYNEDTYLCAVGSGSSRQKAVDSALASLSQVFNAQVRSVTEVSSLSTAATDTMGNVTFTESSEMMDFGSVTSETDQIIGSEVVNVYTDELGRVHARVALHRERTASLYQKQIAELGSSIAQLNMRSATADTLLAEYVLLRETRELAKQQQALYNQLQVLLKQPQRQVLAPIDRALSALAQQITIAVEVFESVNATPVLKAAFEQGLQARGFATGTQDPYAILDVWYTVEPITMEGSPYAYARYSLSVQLKDSKQIYVSYEKADREAAMSERDALAKALKAASSSGVDGFFTLMLETLGDET, encoded by the coding sequence ATGAGAAACTATCTTGTGGTGCCTGTATTGCTCTTCCTGATTCTGGGGATTTCCTGTACCTCCTTAGGATCCTCCAAGGTTCCCTCCTGGATCGACCACCCTTATGACAAGGCCTATAATGAAGATACCTACCTCTGTGCTGTTGGTTCTGGATCATCACGACAAAAGGCGGTTGATTCTGCTCTTGCCAGTCTTTCACAGGTTTTCAATGCCCAGGTTCGCTCAGTTACTGAAGTCAGCAGTCTCTCTACCGCTGCAACCGATACAATGGGGAATGTGACGTTTACTGAATCCTCTGAGATGATGGATTTTGGCAGTGTCACCAGCGAGACTGACCAGATCATTGGTTCTGAAGTGGTCAATGTCTATACTGATGAACTAGGCAGGGTCCATGCCCGTGTTGCATTGCACCGAGAGCGGACTGCCTCACTGTATCAGAAACAAATAGCTGAATTGGGCAGCTCCATTGCTCAATTGAATATGCGATCAGCTACTGCTGACACCCTGCTCGCAGAGTATGTGCTCCTTCGTGAAACACGGGAATTGGCAAAGCAACAACAAGCTCTCTATAACCAGTTGCAGGTGTTGCTTAAGCAGCCACAAAGACAGGTGCTGGCACCGATTGACCGAGCCCTATCAGCACTGGCACAGCAGATAACCATTGCGGTAGAGGTCTTTGAGAGTGTAAATGCCACTCCTGTGCTCAAGGCTGCCTTTGAACAAGGCCTCCAAGCGAGAGGGTTTGCGACCGGTACACAGGATCCTTATGCAATATTGGATGTCTGGTACACTGTAGAGCCAATTACGATGGAGGGTAGCCCATATGCCTATGCCCGCTACTCCCTGTCTGTTCAATTGAAGGATAGCAAGCAGATCTATGTCTCCTATGAGAAGGCAGACAGAGAGGCAGCCATGTCTGAGAGGGATGCCCTTGCAAAGGCGTTGAAAGCTGCAAGTTCATCTGGTGTTGATGGATTCTTTACCCTGATGCTGGAAACGCTTGGGGATGAAACATAG
- a CDS encoding penicillin-binding protein activator LpoB, translated as MKRISLNGLFIVLVSILLISCQSPVSVSRISADTDIDLSGNWNDTDIRIVAEALVDSSLSSPWITQYKMAHPGDNPVVIVGTFLNRSSEHIDTSIISKRYEMALINSGKVDMVADQSFRASVREEREEQQFFASEETAKALGKEIGADYLLQGSVRTNLDQSGGQMVRTYYVSAELIDIETNRKVWVGEETIKKLIKQSKYKL; from the coding sequence ATGAAACGTATAAGCCTCAATGGCCTCTTTATAGTGCTGGTATCTATACTCTTGATCTCATGTCAGTCTCCCGTGTCAGTCAGCCGCATAAGTGCTGATACCGATATTGACTTGAGCGGGAATTGGAACGACACCGATATTCGTATTGTGGCAGAGGCACTGGTTGATTCCAGCCTATCCTCTCCATGGATCACACAGTACAAGATGGCTCATCCTGGAGACAATCCAGTGGTCATCGTAGGCACGTTCCTTAATCGTAGCAGTGAGCATATTGATACCTCGATTATATCCAAACGGTATGAGATGGCCCTCATCAATTCAGGAAAGGTCGATATGGTAGCTGACCAGAGCTTCCGTGCTTCAGTGAGAGAGGAGCGAGAGGAACAGCAGTTCTTTGCGAGCGAGGAAACTGCCAAAGCACTTGGAAAGGAAATTGGGGCAGATTACCTGTTGCAGGGATCGGTGAGAACCAATCTCGATCAGAGTGGTGGGCAGATGGTGAGGACCTACTATGTTTCAGCGGAATTGATCGACATCGAGACCAATCGGAAAGTATGGGTTGGAGAAGAGACAATCAAGAAGCTCATCAAGCAAAGTAAATATAAGCTGTAG
- a CDS encoding alpha/beta fold hydrolase encodes MEPTLVPSFDGFFISCVLYRPPSPVGIVQIIHGAAEVKSRYEQVALFLQEAGYCVLVSDQRGHGDSVDAHFVRGYMPSVDVLVEDQHVITCFLKDLYPDLPLFLLGHSFGSMIARLYLGSYDHEIAGLIMTGTPCYVRGISLGKAFIRFLMLLLTPHGYGIISTKLTTSANLKWVCSDPEVVKERLHDPYRKNFKYQLQSVYTIFNALQRLHDWSFFHPTKSDLPILSITGEDDPIPGGERGLSDTERSLNRIGYHRFSYTVYKGMRHEVLMEREKELVFHQIKEFLFSGAQQT; translated from the coding sequence ATGGAACCAACGCTTGTCCCCTCATTTGATGGATTTTTCATCTCATGTGTCTTGTACCGACCTCCTTCCCCCGTGGGGATCGTCCAGATCATCCATGGTGCAGCTGAGGTGAAAAGCCGCTATGAACAAGTGGCTTTGTTTCTCCAAGAGGCTGGCTACTGTGTTCTGGTGAGTGACCAGAGAGGACATGGGGATTCAGTCGATGCTCACTTTGTGAGGGGGTATATGCCGAGTGTGGATGTTCTGGTGGAAGATCAACATGTAATTACCTGTTTCTTGAAGGATCTTTATCCAGATTTGCCGCTCTTTTTGCTTGGTCACTCGTTTGGCTCCATGATTGCAAGGCTCTACCTCGGTTCCTATGACCATGAAATTGCCGGTCTGATCATGACAGGGACCCCTTGCTATGTCCGGGGAATATCCTTGGGAAAGGCCTTTATACGGTTTCTGATGTTGCTGCTCACCCCTCATGGATATGGAATTATATCTACCAAGCTTACCACTTCAGCCAACCTGAAATGGGTCTGTTCTGATCCCGAGGTGGTGAAAGAACGGCTGCACGATCCGTACCGCAAGAATTTCAAATACCAACTGCAATCCGTATATACCATTTTTAATGCCTTGCAGCGGCTTCATGACTGGTCTTTTTTTCACCCAACCAAGAGTGATCTTCCCATCCTCTCGATCACTGGAGAGGATGATCCCATCCCTGGAGGGGAGCGAGGTCTCTCTGATACAGAACGATCCCTGAATCGGATCGGGTATCATCGCTTCAGTTATACGGTCTATAAAGGAATGAGACATGAGGTGCTGATGGAAAGAGAGAAGGAGTTGGTCTTCCACCAGATCAAGGAGTTTCTCTTCTCAGGAGCTCAACAGACTTGA
- a CDS encoding (deoxy)nucleoside triphosphate pyrophosphohydrolase: MKQIEVAALVLIDDNRVFAAQRKEKGTLGGMWEFPGGKLGIGETGREALVREIQEELGVTIEIESYLMRVEHQYPGFFIIMHAYLGKIQEGSIQLHEHQASRWLKKHELWQIEWAEADIPIVQKVEQLQS, encoded by the coding sequence ATGAAACAGATTGAAGTAGCCGCACTCGTGTTGATCGATGATAACCGGGTATTTGCTGCCCAGCGGAAAGAAAAGGGAACACTTGGAGGCATGTGGGAGTTTCCTGGTGGGAAGTTGGGAATCGGTGAGACTGGTCGCGAAGCACTCGTGAGAGAGATCCAGGAAGAGCTTGGGGTCACGATTGAAATAGAAAGCTACCTGATGAGAGTAGAGCACCAGTATCCAGGCTTTTTCATTATCATGCACGCCTATTTGGGAAAGATACAAGAAGGTTCCATTCAGTTGCATGAACATCAGGCAAGCCGTTGGCTTAAGAAACATGAGTTATGGCAGATTGAATGGGCTGAGGCAGATATCCCCATCGTACAGAAAGTAGAGCAATTACAATCATGA
- a CDS encoding RNA-binding protein, with protein sequence MAKKIYVGNMSYNTSEEELRDLFAQYGTVLSANIIIDRETRRPKGFGFVEMEDDSAAVAAISQLDGQDFGGRNLRVNEAIAKPRPSYNRY encoded by the coding sequence ATGGCAAAGAAAATTTATGTTGGTAACATGAGTTACAACACCAGCGAAGAGGAACTTCGTGACCTGTTCGCACAGTACGGCACTGTATTGAGTGCAAACATCATCATTGACCGTGAAACCCGTCGCCCCAAGGGCTTTGGTTTCGTAGAGATGGAAGACGATTCTGCTGCAGTTGCTGCTATCAGCCAGCTTGACGGTCAGGATTTCGGCGGCCGCAACCTTCGTGTAAACGAGGCTATTGCAAAGCCACGCCCGAGCTACAACCGTTACTAA
- the trpB gene encoding tryptophan synthase subunit beta: MEPGRFGPYGGKYIPETLMSAIQELETAYDSLKDEATFQCELKALYQNYASRPSLLTYAENMTKDLAGAKVYLKREDLNHTGSHKINNVLGQCLLAKHMGKTRVIAETGAGQHGVATATVAALMGLECEIFMGEVDCQRQALNVYRMRLLGATVHPVQSGTRTLKDAVNETMREWTKRIDDTHYVLGSVMGPHPFPTMVRDFQKIIGQEVRTQILAAEGKLPDYIIACVGGGSNAIGIFHDFIREPSVHLIGCEAAGKGIDTNEHAATLSKGSEGVFHGMKSIFCQNEDGQIDEVYSISAGLDYPGIGPEHAQLFATKRATYVPITDAEAVDAFTYLSRKEGIICAIESAHALAYAMKLAPTLEKDVIIVVNLSGRGDKDVAAIARYQGETLYE; the protein is encoded by the coding sequence ATGGAACCAGGACGATTCGGCCCCTATGGAGGCAAGTACATACCAGAGACCCTGATGAGTGCTATTCAGGAGCTTGAAACTGCGTATGACTCACTCAAGGATGAGGCAACCTTCCAATGTGAGCTTAAGGCCCTCTACCAGAACTATGCTTCCAGGCCAAGCCTCTTGACCTATGCCGAGAATATGACCAAGGACCTAGCCGGGGCCAAAGTTTATCTCAAGCGCGAAGACCTCAACCATACAGGCTCCCATAAGATCAATAATGTTCTTGGACAGTGCCTGCTCGCCAAGCACATGGGAAAAACACGGGTGATCGCAGAGACCGGAGCTGGCCAACATGGTGTTGCCACAGCCACGGTAGCTGCACTGATGGGACTTGAGTGTGAGATTTTCATGGGAGAGGTAGATTGCCAGAGGCAAGCACTCAACGTCTACCGGATGCGCCTGCTCGGTGCCACGGTTCACCCCGTACAAAGTGGTACCAGAACACTCAAGGACGCAGTGAATGAGACCATGAGGGAGTGGACCAAGAGAATAGATGATACTCACTATGTCCTGGGCTCGGTCATGGGACCACACCCCTTCCCCACTATGGTGAGGGACTTCCAGAAAATCATCGGACAGGAAGTGAGGACCCAGATACTTGCAGCTGAAGGCAAATTGCCTGACTACATTATTGCCTGTGTAGGAGGAGGATCGAATGCAATCGGTATCTTCCATGACTTTATCAGAGAACCCTCGGTGCATCTTATCGGTTGTGAAGCAGCAGGAAAAGGCATCGATACCAACGAACATGCAGCAACGCTAAGTAAGGGCAGCGAGGGAGTGTTTCATGGGATGAAGAGTATCTTCTGCCAGAATGAGGATGGACAAATAGATGAGGTCTACTCCATCAGTGCAGGACTCGACTATCCAGGTATCGGCCCAGAGCATGCTCAGCTGTTTGCAACCAAACGGGCAACATACGTACCAATCACCGATGCCGAGGCAGTTGATGCATTCACATACCTCAGTCGAAAAGAGGGAATTATCTGCGCCATTGAAAGTGCCCACGCACTCGCCTACGCCATGAAGCTCGCTCCTACTTTGGAGAAGGATGTAATCATCGTGGTCAATCTCTCCGGACGGGGAGACAAGGACGTGGCAGCAATCGCCCGCTACCAAGGAGAAACACTCTATGAATGA
- the trpA gene encoding tryptophan synthase subunit alpha → MNDRIQHAFSGGTAFIPFVTCADPDISMTEELVLAMADAGADLVELGLPFSDPIAEGPVIQQADERALASGFKIHNLFTLIEQLRKHTQIPLVCMTYFNPVYKYQKDRFLSSAKQAGLDGLIIPDLPFEEQGEIKDSCTSQGIKLISMIAPTSSQRIITVSKHSEGFLYCISSLGVTGMRSNLSDSAREMVELAKANSDTPCAVGFGIHTPEQARHIATFADGIIVGSAIMNIIAEKGRGSVEAVSGYVREMKRAITV, encoded by the coding sequence ATGAATGACCGAATCCAGCATGCATTCTCAGGAGGCACCGCATTCATCCCCTTCGTAACCTGCGCTGATCCAGACATATCGATGACTGAAGAGTTGGTGCTCGCTATGGCAGATGCAGGAGCTGACCTCGTTGAACTGGGCCTTCCCTTCTCTGACCCCATTGCGGAAGGACCTGTGATACAACAGGCTGATGAACGAGCCCTTGCATCAGGATTCAAGATCCACAATCTATTCACCCTGATTGAACAACTGAGAAAACACACCCAGATCCCCTTGGTCTGTATGACCTACTTCAACCCGGTGTATAAGTATCAGAAGGACCGGTTCCTTTCCAGCGCAAAGCAGGCAGGCCTCGACGGTCTGATTATTCCAGACCTTCCCTTTGAGGAACAGGGTGAGATAAAGGATTCTTGCACATCGCAGGGTATCAAGTTGATCAGCATGATCGCCCCAACCAGTAGTCAACGCATCATAACAGTCTCCAAGCATAGTGAGGGATTTCTCTACTGTATAAGCTCATTGGGTGTTACCGGCATGAGAAGCAATCTGAGTGACAGTGCCAGGGAGATGGTGGAACTTGCAAAAGCGAACAGCGACACTCCCTGTGCCGTTGGATTTGGCATCCATACACCAGAACAAGCTCGTCACATCGCTACCTTCGCGGACGGTATTATCGTAGGTTCTGCGATTATGAATATCATTGCTGAAAAAGGAAGAGGCAGTGTAGAAGCAGTATCAGGATACGTAAGGGAGATGAAGAGGGCCATCACGGTGTGA
- a CDS encoding anthranilate synthase component I family protein, giving the protein MQYYPTKEAALAYQDDGGYLPLTLEMLCDQHTPITVLSRLKAESTHCFLLESVDDRQRWGRYSFLGYDPLLALSTQDHTTTVQHRGGSKETSQGHPENVIRSILEAYKSIPIEKLPPFTGGLVGYFSYDYIKYQEPHLLIDYRKDEAFKDLDLMFFDQVICFDHYRQVLNLIVTYQAKDGARGYEEAQQRLLAMHRILQNELPLKRFPGVMKETLRPLFNKETYCSMVEKAKGYIKEGDIFQVVLSNRWEAAFEGSLMDTYRVLRTINPSPYMFYFSGSEIEIAGASPETLVNLKDGILHTFPLAGTRRRGETEEEDLANEKDLLSDEKELAEHNMLVDLGRNDLGKISKFGSVEVESYLQIQRYSHVMHIGSTVKGSIREDQDALSAIASVLPAGTLSGAPKLRACQIIEELEHTQRGIYGGAVGYIGSNQNMDTCIAIRLAYRKGNRVYVRSGAGIVADSVAEREYAECERKARAVEEALQRASGGIL; this is encoded by the coding sequence ATGCAGTACTATCCAACAAAAGAAGCGGCGTTGGCCTACCAGGATGATGGGGGTTATCTCCCTCTCACCCTCGAAATGCTTTGTGACCAACACACCCCCATCACCGTACTATCCCGATTAAAGGCAGAGAGTACCCACTGTTTTTTACTTGAGAGCGTCGATGACAGACAGAGATGGGGACGGTACTCCTTTCTCGGATATGACCCCTTGCTGGCCCTTTCGACCCAGGACCACACAACCACTGTGCAACACCGGGGCGGGAGCAAAGAAACATCACAGGGACACCCTGAGAATGTAATCAGAAGCATCCTGGAAGCATACAAGAGCATTCCCATTGAAAAGCTTCCCCCATTCACGGGAGGCCTTGTAGGATACTTCAGCTATGACTACATCAAATACCAGGAACCCCATCTACTCATCGACTACAGAAAGGATGAGGCTTTCAAGGACCTAGACCTTATGTTCTTTGACCAGGTGATCTGTTTCGATCACTATCGCCAGGTATTGAACCTTATCGTTACCTATCAGGCTAAGGATGGTGCGAGAGGATATGAGGAAGCACAGCAGCGTTTGCTTGCAATGCACAGGATCCTGCAAAATGAGTTACCTCTTAAGCGATTTCCCGGTGTCATGAAAGAAACCCTAAGACCACTCTTCAACAAGGAGACCTACTGCTCCATGGTAGAGAAGGCTAAAGGCTATATCAAGGAAGGAGACATCTTCCAGGTGGTACTTTCCAATCGTTGGGAAGCTGCATTCGAGGGGAGTCTGATGGATACCTACCGAGTCTTGAGAACCATCAACCCTTCCCCGTATATGTTCTACTTTTCCGGCAGCGAGATTGAAATTGCCGGGGCATCACCAGAGACCTTGGTCAATCTCAAGGATGGCATACTGCATACCTTTCCCCTGGCGGGCACCCGAAGACGGGGAGAAACAGAGGAAGAGGACTTAGCAAATGAAAAGGACCTTCTTAGCGATGAGAAGGAGCTTGCAGAGCATAATATGCTGGTTGACCTTGGTCGCAATGACCTTGGAAAGATAAGCAAGTTCGGCAGTGTTGAAGTTGAATCCTATCTCCAAATCCAGCGTTACAGCCATGTAATGCATATCGGCTCAACGGTGAAGGGATCCATACGGGAGGACCAGGACGCACTTTCCGCCATTGCTTCTGTACTCCCTGCAGGGACACTGAGTGGGGCTCCCAAGCTACGCGCCTGTCAGATCATCGAAGAGCTGGAGCATACCCAGCGTGGTATCTATGGCGGTGCTGTCGGGTACATCGGCAGCAACCAGAACATGGACACCTGTATTGCCATCCGCTTGGCCTACAGAAAAGGAAACAGAGTGTATGTACGTAGCGGTGCGGGTATTGTAGCAGACAGCGTGGCAGAGCGTGAGTATGCAGAGTGCGAACGGAAAGCTAGGGCGGTAGAGGAAGCGTTGCAAAGAGCCTCAGGAGGTATCCTATGA
- a CDS encoding aminodeoxychorismate/anthranilate synthase component II yields the protein MILLIDNYDSFSYNLYQMIGALDPDIQVVRNDVMTVEEIASLGMQAIIISPGPGTCQEAGIIISLIQQLGPRVPILGVCLGHQAIATAFGATVSYAETLYHGKQSTCVLDTSSPLFHNLEREEKVGRYHSLTVKADSLPPSLTLTGWTEDGQVMAIQHTHYPIYGVQFHPESILTPRGETLLKNFLEVAYTYKGAAQ from the coding sequence ATGATCCTATTGATTGATAACTATGACAGTTTTTCCTACAACCTGTACCAGATGATAGGGGCTTTGGATCCGGATATCCAGGTGGTCCGTAATGATGTTATGACCGTAGAAGAGATTGCATCACTCGGCATGCAGGCCATCATCATCTCCCCAGGCCCCGGAACTTGCCAGGAAGCGGGAATCATCATCAGCCTTATACAGCAACTTGGCCCAAGAGTTCCCATACTTGGTGTCTGCCTGGGTCATCAGGCGATTGCTACCGCATTTGGAGCCACAGTCTCTTATGCAGAAACACTCTACCACGGCAAACAATCAACGTGTGTATTGGATACCTCATCTCCCCTCTTCCACAACCTGGAAAGGGAAGAAAAGGTAGGTCGATACCACTCCCTGACCGTAAAGGCCGACAGCCTTCCCCCTTCCCTTACCTTGACTGGATGGACAGAGGATGGACAGGTGATGGCCATACAGCACACCCACTACCCCATCTATGGAGTGCAATTCCACCCAGAATCCATCCTCACCCCCAGAGGGGAAACATTGCTGAAAAACTTTCTCGAAGTGGCATACACATACAAAGGAGCAGCACAATGA
- the trpD gene encoding anthranilate phosphoribosyltransferase, with translation MIREAIKQLSMKQDLDYGTALSVMHEIMEGKATPVQMSSFLTALSLKGETIEEITACAESMRSHCIRLLHDLPVLEIVGTGGDHLKTFNISSTSSIVISSMGVPVAKHGNRAASSDCGAADVFERLGVNIQVNEQRSKAMLDEIGLCFLFAQNYHISMKYVAPVRKELGIRTVFNILGPLANPAGASLQLMGVYDESLIVPLAQVMTNLGVKRGMVVCGEDGMDEITLTGETHICEVQDGTFTHYSITPEQFSLKRCKGEDLTGGNAEENAEITRSILSGEMQGPKRDIVLLNSGCALYIAGKASTIGKGIELAREAIDSGKALQQLEAFVQLSNRE, from the coding sequence ATGATACGGGAAGCCATCAAACAACTAAGCATGAAGCAGGACCTTGACTACGGTACAGCACTGTCTGTAATGCATGAAATCATGGAGGGGAAGGCAACCCCGGTGCAAATGAGCAGTTTTCTCACTGCCCTCTCCCTGAAGGGAGAGACAATCGAGGAGATTACCGCATGTGCAGAGAGCATGAGAAGTCACTGTATCCGACTCCTACATGACCTGCCGGTCCTGGAGATCGTTGGCACCGGAGGGGACCACCTCAAGACCTTCAATATCTCATCCACCAGCAGCATTGTTATCTCCAGCATGGGAGTTCCGGTCGCGAAACATGGCAATCGCGCCGCCTCTTCAGATTGTGGGGCTGCCGATGTGTTTGAAAGGCTGGGAGTAAACATCCAAGTCAATGAACAAAGAAGCAAAGCAATGCTGGATGAGATCGGGCTCTGCTTTCTCTTTGCCCAGAACTACCACATCAGCATGAAATACGTTGCCCCGGTGAGAAAGGAACTGGGAATCAGGACCGTATTCAATATTCTCGGTCCCTTGGCCAACCCTGCAGGAGCTTCCTTGCAGCTTATGGGTGTTTACGATGAGAGTCTTATCGTTCCCTTGGCCCAGGTAATGACCAACCTTGGGGTAAAACGGGGAATGGTTGTCTGTGGGGAAGATGGTATGGACGAAATCACCTTGACTGGAGAGACACATATCTGTGAAGTACAGGATGGTACCTTTACACACTATTCCATCACTCCTGAACAATTCTCCTTGAAACGATGCAAAGGGGAAGATCTCACAGGAGGTAATGCAGAGGAGAATGCTGAAATTACCCGTTCAATCCTCAGTGGTGAAATGCAGGGTCCCAAACGAGATATCGTACTACTCAATAGTGGATGCGCACTCTATATTGCAGGAAAAGCAAGTACCATTGGGAAAGGCATTGAACTCGCTCGAGAAGCAATCGATAGCGGAAAAGCACTACAGCAACTCGAAGCCTTCGTACAACTGTCAAACAGGGAGTAA
- the trpC gene encoding indole-3-glycerol phosphate synthase TrpC, with protein sequence MDILQTLAASTAQRYQGKKIVNIETRAFSCALEGHPFKHALKSDHLAVIAEVKKASPSKGVIATSFDPLAIAKEYETGGASALSVLTEPTRFLGDDAYLANIGEIVPLPLLRKDFIITAYQILESRILGASAILLIAALLDHNTFSSFLSLTRSLGMDALVEVHDEVEMDLALGAGATIIGVNNRNLHTFSVNLETSLRLIHSIPSSVTAVSESGIRGREDAILLKEAGFSAILVGEQLMRSDDRAQAVQELKV encoded by the coding sequence ATGGATATCCTACAAACACTTGCAGCAAGTACTGCCCAACGGTACCAGGGTAAGAAAATCGTGAATATTGAAACTCGTGCGTTTTCTTGTGCACTGGAAGGTCATCCATTCAAACACGCTTTGAAGAGTGACCACCTTGCGGTAATTGCTGAAGTGAAAAAGGCATCCCCCTCAAAAGGCGTCATTGCCACTTCCTTTGACCCACTGGCAATCGCAAAAGAGTATGAGACGGGAGGAGCTTCTGCATTGAGTGTTCTTACTGAACCTACCCGTTTTTTGGGTGATGATGCATATCTGGCCAATATTGGAGAAATTGTCCCCCTTCCACTCCTCAGGAAGGATTTCATCATAACTGCCTACCAGATCCTGGAATCACGGATTCTGGGAGCTTCTGCGATTTTGCTCATCGCCGCCCTGCTTGACCATAACACCTTCTCTTCCTTTCTCTCCCTTACCAGGAGCCTTGGGATGGATGCATTGGTGGAAGTACATGATGAAGTGGAGATGGATCTGGCGCTGGGAGCCGGAGCAACGATCATTGGAGTGAACAATCGGAACCTACATACCTTTTCAGTCAATCTTGAAACCAGCCTTCGTCTGATTCACTCAATCCCATCCTCTGTAACGGCTGTCAGTGAGAGCGGTATCAGGGGAAGGGAGGATGCGATTCTGCTCAAGGAAGCGGGATTCTCTGCAATATTGGTGGGTGAACAGCTCATGAGAAGTGACGACCGCGCACAAGCCGTACAGGAATTGAAAGTATGA
- a CDS encoding phosphoribosylanthranilate isomerase codes for MTKIKLCGMQREAHIEWANEAGCDYIGFVFAPSRRQISRTVATDLRKRVNAAIAVVGVFVDEPVERISRIAEEGIIDLIQLHGREDEAYIRTLRSVCSLPIIKAVCYPHTTESTFSTADYILLDGAKGGSGKVFDWRQASSYDKPIFLAGGLHAGNLEKAIRTVCPYAVDMSSGLEENGEKQRHLMVQATAIAHAL; via the coding sequence ATGACAAAAATCAAACTCTGCGGCATGCAAAGGGAAGCTCACATAGAGTGGGCCAATGAAGCAGGCTGTGACTATATCGGCTTTGTCTTTGCCCCAAGCCGGAGGCAAATAAGCAGAACGGTTGCAACTGATTTGCGCAAACGGGTGAATGCAGCTATTGCTGTTGTTGGTGTGTTTGTTGACGAACCGGTTGAACGCATCTCCCGCATCGCTGAGGAAGGAATCATCGATCTCATACAACTGCATGGCCGGGAGGACGAGGCATACATCCGGACCCTTCGCTCAGTCTGCTCGCTTCCCATCATCAAAGCGGTCTGTTACCCTCATACCACTGAAAGCACATTCAGCACAGCAGATTATATCTTGCTCGATGGGGCAAAAGGAGGGAGCGGGAAGGTGTTCGACTGGAGGCAAGCTTCCAGCTATGACAAGCCAATATTTCTTGCAGGCGGATTACACGCCGGCAATCTGGAGAAAGCAATCAGAACTGTCTGTCCCTATGCGGTCGATATGAGCAGTGGCTTGGAAGAAAACGGGGAAAAGCAACGACATCTCATGGTACAGGCAACCGCAATCGCTCATGCCTTATAA